The following is a genomic window from Saprospiraceae bacterium.
CCAATGTATAATGATGCAGAATTGGTTCTGTCTTCGGTGGTTGCCAAAAATTCAAAAGCCGTATTTTCGGCAGGAATAGTTACAATAATATCGTAGGTTTCAGAAACAGCAATAATCAATCTATCTACTTCAACAGGCTCTACATCGTTGCCATCATTAGCAACTACGGTAATTTTTCCACCTGCATAAGTAAGCCAAAAGTAAGATGAAGCACCACCATTTGAAATTCTTAAACGCACTTTGTCGCCTGCCTTTAATTCCTTTCCGTCAATTATTGAAAGGTCGGTAATGGATTTGCCATTCATCAATATTTTTTCGTAATACACATCGCTTACATCCATTGCCAACATTCGTTTCCATTCGTTTTTGAGTTTAGTTTTGAAATGCCCAGCTTTAATGGCTTCTGCATAACTTTGAACGGCATTTTTTTTCAATGCTGGGTAATCGTTGGCATTATGCAACATTCTGTGAATGTTTTCAGGTTTTAAGTCTGTCCATTCGCTTAATACAATGGGAACGGTAGGTAAATCATCAATTCCCTTTCGAAATGTTTTGTCATCAGATTTTTTGAGCATTATAAAATTGCCATACATTCCTATTTGTTCTTGCAAACCCGAATGACTGTGATACCAATGTGTGCCATTTTGAATAATTGGAAAACGGTAAACGTGTGTAGTATTTGGCTTGATTGGCATTTGCGTCAAATTAGGAACGCCATCTTCTTTGTTGGGTAAAAATAAGCCGTGCCAATGCAAAGATGTTTCTTCTTTAAGCAAATTATGAACGTAAATTTCTGCTGTGTCGCCTTCTGTAAAGACGAGCGTTGGCATAGGGATTTGTCCGTTTACGGCTATGGCTCTTTTGAATTTCCCAGTAAAGTTTACCAAAGTGTCTTTTACATAAAGGTCGTAACGAACTGTTTTTTGAGCGGATATATTATTACTGACCAATAGTAAAAATACTATCGGCAGCAATTTTTTTGAAAGAATATTTTGTAGAACCATTTTAAGATTTTCATTTGTTGAGTTTAAGAAATGGCGTAACCGTTTTCGATTACGCCAAATTGGAGTTTATTTAATGGTTTCTACTGTTTTGCCACAAGTAAGCATTTGCGAACCGTAGTATGGATTTTTTACTGCGTTTTCTTTGCTCAACCAATTTGCTCCTTTACCATCGTTATACATTGGGCAATTTTGATAGTATATAGAATAATCCTGTTTACTGACTTTGAGCAAAGCATAAAAGTTTGCTGACAAATCCATAAAAACGACACGCTGTTTTTCTATAATTGTAGTAGCTGCAATTTTTTCGGTATTTGATTTTAAACTACTCATCACTTTCATCCAAACAGTGTGTTCTTCTGATGAGAGTTTTTCCATTTTAACCGAATTGATATTTGCAAGTACGTCTTTAGCTAATGTTGAAACTAATTTACCGTCTGATTTTACCAAAGCATCTTTTAAAGCAAAGTAACTTTCGAAAATCGTTTTCAGTTGATTTACTTCTTGCTTCGTTTCAACTACGTTTTCTTGATTGTGCATTGAGTGGTCTTCAATAACTGCGGTTGAAACAATTGCCGTTTTGTTTACCCTTTCGTATTGGCAACATCCAGCAAGTTTACTATACACATCATCTGGAGCGAGGAATTTGTCGCTATCATAACCAGCCAATGCAATACGTTTCAAAATTTCATCTTGATTTGTTTTGGTGCTGTCGTATGTGATTGTTGCCATTTTAGTGTCTTTGTTCCAGTCCACATTAGCAATCTTCTTTACACTTCCTGCTGTTTCAATGGTCTTTTCACACATTTCACAGTTACCATAAATTTTTACACTCTCAGTTTTAGTATTTTTAATTTGAGCATTACAAGAGGAAAATGAAAATAGCAATATAGTTGCTGCTGATATTTTTGAAATTAAGTTCATATCTGTTATTTTTTATTGGGTTAATAATTCAATTTTGAATCCTGCTTCCTTTACTTTTTGCATTACTTCTTCTTCGGTAATTCCTTCGGAATGCACAGAAAGAATTTTGTCTTTGCTTGCGGTGTCCACATCCCAATGACAGATGCCTTCACCTTCATTGAGGAATGGAGTAACTTTAGCCACACATCCACCGCAGTTGATGTTGGTTTTGAATTTTAATGTTTTATCGTTCGTTTTCATTTTAATGTTTGTTTAAAATATATACTGCAAATTTCGCAAGCATTCAGTCTAAATCCATTGCTGTATTTTTGAATTGATTTGTAACATTTACGTCTGATTATTTTTTATACTTCAACCACAAACTATTGCTTACTACACTTACACTGCTCAATGCCATTGCTGCACCTGCAATCATCGGGTTAAGTAAGAAACCGTTAATCGGGTATAAAATACCTGCTGCAATAGGAATACCAATCAAATTGTAAATAAATGCCCAAAACAGGTTTTGTTTAATGGTGCGAACTGTTGATTTTGATAAATGAATTGCTTCGGGGATTTTTGTAAGGTCTGATGAAATGATAGTCATTTTAGCTACATCCATTGCAATGTCGCTTCCTTTGCCCATTGCTATACTCACGTCTGCTTGTGCCAATGCTGTGCTGTCATTGATACCATCGCCAACCATCGCTACAACCTTTCCTTGTTGCTGCAATTGTTTAACGAATGCGGCTTTATGTTCAGGCAGTACTTCTGCTTTGTAATGTTTGATTCCAACTTTTTCTGAAACAGCTTTGGCTGTCATTTCATTGTCGCCTGTGAGCATATAAACTTCAATGCCTGATAGCTGTAATTCTTCAATTGCCTTTTTTAGAAGTTGCTTTAATCTGGTCAGCTATTGCTAATATGGCTATTGTTTTTTTTTCGTATTGGCAAACCAAATTACTGTTTTGGCTTCATTGCCCCATTGATTGGCTTTTTGAGCAACCGCATTTTCAATCAAAATTTCATTTTCTTGTATCAGTCTTTTGTTTCCAATGAAATAAGTTATACCGTCAATCTCAGCTTTTGCTCCTTTTCCTGTGATACTTTCAAATTGAGTTATTGAAACGGTATTCTGATTTTTTAAATGAGAAACAACCGCATCTGCCAATGGGTGTTCAGATTGTTTTTCAATGCTGAATAGTATTTGTTTTAATATCGGGGTTTCTTCAGTCCAAAAATCATTCGTTACAACAGGTTTACCTTCTGTGATGGTTCCTGTTTTATCGAGTATTACAGCATTTACCTTTTTTGCTAACTCAAGACTTTCTGCATCTTTAATTAAGATTCCTTTTTCAGCTCCTTTGCCCACACCAACCATAATTGCAGTCGGAGTAGCTAAACCTAAAGCACAAGGACAGGCAATAACCAATACGGTAATAAGAGCTAACAATCCCTGAGTAAAGCCATTGTCTCCGCCAAAGATGTTCCATACTATAAATGAAGCAACGGCAATTACAATTACAATGGGCACGAAAATTCCTGCAATTTTATCCACCAATTTTTGGACAGGAGCTTTACTGCCTTGTGCGTCTTGCACCATTTTGATAATGTGTGCAAGCATAGTTTCACTGCCTACTTTATCGGCTTTAAATTGGAAGCTACCTTTTTGATTAATAGTTCCCGCAAATACTTTGTCGTTTTCATTTTTCAACACAGGAACAGGCTCACCGCTCAACATACTTTCGTCTACAAAAGAGCTTCCGTTAATTACTATTCCATCTACCGCAATTTGCTCGCCTGGTTTTACCACAATTGTATTACCTATTTCAACTTGCTCAATGGGGATTTCCATTTGATAACCACCATCCTGTACAATCGTTACTGTTTTTGGCTGTAAACCCATCAATTTCTTTATTGCAGATGAAGTATTTCCTTTGGCTTTTTCTTCCAATAGTTTACCCAATAATATAAAGCCAATGATAACAGAAGCAGCTTCAAAATAAACGTGAGCGTGTAATCCCCTTTCGTGCCAAAATTCAGGAAACAGTGTGTTGAAAACACTGAAAATGTAAGCAACACCTGTGCTTAATGCCACCAAAGTATCCATATTGGCAGATCGATGTTTGGCTTGTTTCCAAGCATTGATGTAAAAATCTCTCCCTAACCAAAATAAAACTGGGGTACTTAAAAACCACATTATTTCATTCGCAAAGGGCATATTCATAAAGAACATTCCGATTACTACTACAGGAATGGATAGTATCAACGCCCAATAGGTTTTCTTTTGAGAGTTTTAAAGTTTTCTTTCTGAATATGCTCAATGGTCTCATCACCAGAAGGACTTTCATCAATTAACAAATCGTAACCAATACTTTGAACAACTTTTCTCAAATGCTCTACTTGTATCAAACTCGGTATAAATTCTACTGAGACCTTTGCATTTGCATAATTCACGCTTGCATTCACAACTCCTGCCTGAGATTTAAGCATACTCTCCACACTAATCGCACAAGAAGCACACGTCATTTGTAATACAGGGAATGATTTCTTTACGGTAGTTACTCCATAACCCAAATCTCGAATAGTTTTTA
Proteins encoded in this region:
- a CDS encoding heavy-metal-associated domain-containing protein — translated: MKTNDKTLKFKTNINCGGCVAKVTPFLNEGEGICHWDVDTASKDKILSVHSEGITEEEVMQKVKEAGFKIELLTQ
- a CDS encoding DUF3347 domain-containing protein — its product is MNLISKISAATILLFSFSSCNAQIKNTKTESVKIYGNCEMCEKTIETAGSVKKIANVDWNKDTKMATITYDSTKTNQDEILKRIALAGYDSDKFLAPDDVYSKLAGCCQYERVNKTAIVSTAVIEDHSMHNQENVVETKQEVNQLKTIFESYFALKDALVKSDGKLVSTLAKDVLANINSVKMEKLSSEEHTVWMKVMSSLKSNTEKIAATTIIEKQRVVFMDLSANFYALLKVSKQDYSIYYQNCPMYNDGKGANWLSKENAVKNPYYGSQMLTCGKTVETIK